Proteins from a genomic interval of Dermacentor variabilis isolate Ectoservices chromosome 8, ASM5094787v1, whole genome shotgun sequence:
- the LOC142590306 gene encoding dermonecrotic toxin LlSicTox-alphaIV1i-like: MRTWTLLRRCTGNSAYEVTGGKETVSPTASLSFDPGGRMNSILENRDAGEPSGFVEKAYQWTIDIPHELRLSLRNNVDGIITNKPDTLAEILKEEEFRSRMRLANATDNPWIRFGCHHNCESKPFISMGDL, translated from the exons ATGAGGACCTGGACACTATTGAGAAGATGTACCGGGAACTCGGCATACGAGGTCACCGGTGGCAAGGAGACGGTATCACCAACTGCCTCTCTTTCCTTCGACCCGGGCGGCAGGATGAACAGCATCCTCGAAAACCGCGACGCAGGAGAACCATCCGGCTTTGTCGAGAAAGCTTACCAGTGGACCATCGATATTCCGCACGAGCTCCGACTGTCTCTCAG GAACAACGTGGACGGTATAATCACAAATAAACCGGACACCTTGGCAGAAATTCTCAAGGAGGAAGAATTTCGAAGTAGGATGCGACTCGCCAACGCCACCGACAACCCGTGGATTCGTTTCGGATGTCACCACAACTGCGAAAGCAAGCCCTTCATTTCAATGGGCGATCTATAG